In a genomic window of Hyphomonas sp.:
- a CDS encoding pyridoxamine 5'-phosphate oxidase family protein, which yields MKSDLEKKAIAILDASNDLAIATVRHDGFPQNTTVSFVHDGLTLFIGVGRDSQKARNMRRDPRVSLTVTPPYSDWDHIRGLSMAARATEMTTEEESAEIVGMMLKRFPQIANMDPMEGIPPAFFRITPTILSILDYSLGFGHTDTMTVDDTDIADTRESMQHKWLIPT from the coding sequence ATGAAGTCCGACCTGGAAAAGAAGGCAATCGCCATTCTGGACGCCAGCAATGATCTGGCCATCGCGACTGTTCGACACGACGGCTTTCCCCAGAATACCACGGTGTCTTTCGTCCATGACGGACTGACCCTGTTCATCGGTGTGGGCCGGGACTCCCAGAAAGCGAGAAACATGCGCCGCGACCCGAGGGTCTCGCTGACAGTGACGCCGCCCTATTCCGACTGGGATCACATTCGCGGCCTGTCCATGGCCGCCCGGGCAACGGAAATGACGACAGAGGAAGAGAGCGCAGAGATCGTCGGCATGATGCTGAAGCGGTTCCCCCAGATCGCGAACATGGACCCAATGGAAGGCATCCCACCCGCCTTCTTCCGCATAACTCCGACCATTCTGTCCATTCTCGACTACAGCCTGGGATTTGGACACACGGATACAATGACAGTCGACGATACGGACATCGCCGATACACGCGAAAGCATGCAGCACAAATGGCTCATTCCGACCTGA
- a CDS encoding HAD-IC family P-type ATPase, which yields MTAGRPSEVVTHAKTVDAVLEQFGTSREGLSSADAAIRQDIHGANRIPRARKTPIVLRFLSHFHNALIYVLIVAAIVTWWLGQPIDSAVILFVVLANAIIGFVQEGRAAAALEAIETMLSPHAHVVRDGRRITLDAEQLVPGDSVFVEAGDRVPADLRLFEVHGLQVQEALLTGESVPVNKAIEPVREDAPLGERTCIAFGGTIVTAGQAQGVVTAIGPRTEIGHVSGMLSSVDTLQTPLLGQMNAFARWLTVLILLMGAALLSYGVFIREDDFTDTFMSVVGLSVAAIPEGLPAVLTITMAIGVRAMARKHAIVRRLPAIETLGAVSVICTDKTGTLTRNEMVVRAVWTAGQSYDVSGEGYSPTGLLSPRPQLSATCPLHTFAITAALCNDSRLLKQPTGWALTGDPMEGALLALAGKVLPDPEALRTEQTRLDVLPFDSRHRLMVTRNRDGDSEVLHVKGAPEAITGLCSDMLDADGSAIPIDRREIRAVTDRFAARGMRVLALATLKNATETELGPEALSGHLTFIGLAGLADPPRPEAIRAVAECRAAGIQVKMITGDHAGTATAIAAEIGLETPGHVLEGRDLDHLDDVALASAVRDTNVFARTSPEHKLRLVKALQSQDLIVAMTGDGVNDAPALKRADVGVAMGQKGSEAAKESAAIVLADDNFASIAAAVTEGRRVYDNIRKLIRWTLPTGGGESSVVILALLFGLVLPITPIQILWINLITEMTLGLALAFEPLEPGTMSAPPRKRTTPLLDAGLLGDIVVATLLFAAAIFGIFTYTLNETGSLDLARTVAFNGLVVLQVAYLFFVRYQHGASTTLAGLRGTPAIWIALCVVVAGQLAATYWPTAQAVFGTTGLPLKHAGIVLGAGIAVFGLLEVEKQLRLAIQRT from the coding sequence ATGACCGCAGGCCGTCCTTCAGAAGTTGTCACGCATGCCAAAACGGTTGATGCGGTCCTGGAGCAATTCGGAACCAGCCGAGAGGGTCTCTCCAGCGCCGACGCCGCGATACGGCAGGACATTCATGGGGCGAACCGGATTCCCCGCGCGCGCAAGACACCGATTGTCCTCCGGTTTCTGTCTCACTTCCATAACGCGCTGATCTATGTGCTGATTGTCGCGGCCATCGTCACCTGGTGGCTCGGCCAGCCCATCGACTCCGCGGTCATCCTGTTTGTCGTCCTCGCCAATGCCATCATCGGCTTCGTGCAGGAAGGCCGCGCTGCTGCCGCACTCGAAGCGATCGAAACCATGCTGTCGCCGCACGCGCACGTGGTGCGGGACGGACGCCGGATTACCCTGGACGCCGAGCAATTGGTGCCGGGGGACAGTGTGTTCGTTGAAGCCGGAGACCGGGTGCCGGCTGATCTGAGGCTATTCGAGGTGCACGGCCTGCAAGTGCAGGAAGCGCTCCTGACCGGCGAGTCTGTTCCAGTGAACAAGGCCATTGAGCCAGTACGCGAAGACGCACCACTTGGGGAACGGACCTGCATAGCATTTGGCGGTACCATCGTTACCGCCGGACAGGCCCAAGGTGTGGTCACAGCCATCGGCCCCCGGACAGAAATCGGGCATGTGAGCGGCATGCTGTCCTCGGTGGACACGCTTCAGACACCGCTTCTCGGTCAGATGAATGCGTTTGCACGCTGGCTGACCGTGCTGATTCTGCTGATGGGAGCAGCATTGTTGTCCTATGGCGTGTTCATTCGAGAGGACGATTTTACGGACACGTTCATGTCCGTGGTGGGTTTGTCGGTCGCAGCCATTCCGGAAGGCCTGCCGGCCGTCCTGACGATCACGATGGCCATCGGTGTCCGCGCCATGGCCCGCAAGCACGCCATAGTCCGGCGCCTGCCGGCAATCGAGACGCTTGGCGCCGTTTCTGTTATCTGTACGGACAAGACCGGCACGCTGACCCGAAACGAGATGGTTGTGCGTGCAGTGTGGACGGCGGGCCAGTCATATGATGTGTCCGGAGAGGGATACTCCCCGACAGGACTCCTCTCCCCTCGTCCACAGCTTTCCGCGACCTGCCCTCTGCACACCTTCGCCATAACGGCCGCCCTGTGCAATGACTCACGATTGCTGAAACAGCCGACGGGTTGGGCGCTGACCGGGGACCCCATGGAGGGCGCCCTTCTGGCCCTTGCCGGCAAGGTGCTGCCGGATCCTGAGGCACTGCGTACCGAGCAAACCCGTCTTGATGTGTTGCCTTTCGATTCCCGCCATCGCCTGATGGTGACCCGGAACCGGGATGGCGACAGCGAAGTGCTGCATGTCAAAGGCGCGCCCGAGGCCATTACGGGGCTTTGCTCCGACATGCTGGACGCTGATGGTTCAGCCATTCCCATCGATCGCAGGGAAATTCGTGCCGTCACGGACCGCTTCGCCGCGCGTGGCATGCGGGTCCTCGCCCTTGCCACACTGAAGAATGCGACCGAAACGGAACTGGGTCCGGAAGCGCTGTCAGGTCATCTGACCTTCATAGGCCTGGCAGGTCTGGCCGACCCTCCCCGCCCGGAAGCGATCCGCGCGGTCGCGGAGTGCCGGGCGGCCGGTATTCAGGTCAAGATGATCACAGGTGATCATGCGGGCACGGCCACGGCCATTGCCGCCGAGATCGGGCTGGAAACTCCTGGGCACGTGCTTGAGGGCCGCGATCTGGATCATCTGGACGATGTCGCGCTGGCTTCTGCGGTTCGCGACACCAATGTCTTTGCCCGGACCAGTCCCGAACACAAACTGCGTCTCGTCAAGGCTCTCCAGAGCCAGGACCTGATCGTGGCCATGACCGGCGATGGCGTGAACGATGCGCCCGCGCTCAAGCGGGCGGATGTCGGTGTGGCCATGGGACAGAAAGGCAGCGAAGCCGCCAAGGAGTCCGCTGCCATAGTGCTTGCGGACGACAATTTTGCCTCCATTGCCGCCGCCGTCACTGAAGGCAGAAGGGTCTATGACAATATCCGGAAACTGATCCGGTGGACACTGCCGACCGGCGGCGGGGAATCCAGCGTCGTGATTCTGGCGCTCCTGTTTGGTCTTGTCCTGCCGATCACCCCCATCCAGATCCTGTGGATCAATCTGATTACCGAGATGACGCTCGGGCTGGCCCTCGCCTTCGAGCCGCTCGAACCCGGGACAATGAGCGCGCCGCCCCGCAAGCGGACAACGCCTCTTCTGGATGCCGGCCTGCTTGGAGATATCGTCGTGGCAACCCTGTTGTTCGCAGCCGCCATCTTTGGAATCTTCACTTACACGCTCAACGAGACCGGATCGCTCGACCTTGCCCGAACCGTGGCCTTCAACGGCCTGGTCGTATTGCAGGTCGCCTACCTGTTCTTTGTCCGGTACCAACACGGCGCGTCCACCACACTTGCCGGACTGCGCGGCACCCCGGCTATCTGGATCGCCTTGTGTGTGGTTGTTGCGGGTCAGTTGGCCGCGACCTATTGGCCGACGGCCCAGGCCGTGTTTGGCACCACAGGCCTTCCGCTAAAACATGCCGGCATCGTTCTCGGCGCAGGAATTGCCGTTTTCGGATTGCTGGAAGTGGAGAAACAGTTGCGGCTTGCCATTCAACGCACGTGA
- a CDS encoding universal stress protein: MSFKTIFVPMAFEQTAKSVSDAALKMAHAFHGHVMAHHVRQRFASYPPMEFFPAAASATTMAMESHDEATAAFARTMRVAFEERCDEDGAHIVPVSEALKHNGVTASWSEETGAMTRNYAMAARVADLVVMSNPDPKEILLEREIFEEILMQSGAPVLLVPRDGLDAAPRRPLVAWDGSLQASRILRCALPLLQMSEETTLLTIGETDFGTPGIEAARLWLERAGVKVKSRTVEWPDRPIAERILNQCEATGSDIVLMGGYSHSRLRESMLGGVTLHMLRHANQPLLMIH; encoded by the coding sequence ATGAGCTTCAAGACCATTTTCGTGCCCATGGCGTTTGAGCAAACCGCGAAAAGCGTGTCCGATGCCGCCCTGAAGATGGCCCATGCCTTTCATGGACATGTCATGGCGCACCATGTCCGCCAACGGTTCGCCTCCTATCCGCCGATGGAGTTCTTTCCGGCTGCCGCAAGCGCCACGACCATGGCGATGGAAAGCCATGATGAAGCAACCGCAGCCTTTGCCCGCACCATGCGTGTTGCGTTCGAGGAGCGGTGTGACGAGGATGGTGCGCACATCGTGCCGGTGTCCGAAGCGCTCAAACACAATGGTGTCACGGCCTCATGGTCGGAGGAAACCGGCGCGATGACGCGAAACTATGCCATGGCGGCTCGGGTCGCGGATCTGGTCGTGATGTCCAATCCGGACCCGAAGGAAATCCTGCTCGAACGGGAGATATTTGAAGAAATTCTCATGCAGTCCGGCGCTCCCGTGCTGCTTGTGCCACGCGACGGACTGGACGCGGCCCCGCGTCGCCCGCTGGTCGCATGGGATGGCAGCCTTCAGGCATCCCGCATCCTGCGGTGCGCCTTGCCCCTTCTGCAGATGAGCGAGGAAACCACGCTCCTCACCATCGGCGAAACGGATTTCGGCACGCCCGGCATCGAAGCCGCCCGGCTCTGGCTGGAACGGGCAGGCGTGAAGGTGAAGAGCCGCACGGTCGAATGGCCCGACCGGCCCATTGCCGAACGGATCCTCAATCAGTGCGAGGCCACCGGCAGCGACATTGTCCTGATGGGCGGGTATTCGCATTCGCGACTGCGCGAGAGCATGCTGGGAGGGGTCACACTGCACATGCTGCGACACGCCAACCAACCCCTTCTCATGATCCACTAG
- a CDS encoding ABC transporter ATP-binding protein encodes MADTAFSLDPDRTAEADILLSARGLTKVYDTGEVKVQALRGVDLDVFRGELLVMLGASGSGKSTLLNILGGLDRPSEGDVLFEGKSLTRRTDAGLTRYRRNHVGFIFQFYNLVPSLTARENVALVTEIARDPIPPEDALSMVGLGKRLDHFPAELSGGEQQRVAVARAIAKRPSLLFCDEPTGALDSTTGIQVLEALDHVNRELGATTVVITHNVGIADMSDRTIRLSDGQIAETRQIDRAKKPSELSW; translated from the coding sequence ATGGCGGATACCGCATTCAGCCTGGATCCCGACCGCACGGCTGAAGCAGACATCCTGCTGTCTGCGCGTGGACTGACAAAGGTTTATGACACCGGCGAGGTGAAGGTGCAGGCCCTGCGCGGCGTTGACCTCGACGTCTTCCGGGGGGAGCTTCTCGTCATGCTGGGCGCGTCCGGAAGCGGCAAGTCGACCCTGCTCAACATATTGGGCGGTCTGGACCGACCCAGTGAAGGGGATGTGCTGTTTGAAGGAAAATCGCTGACGCGGCGGACAGATGCGGGGCTGACCCGCTATCGGCGCAATCATGTCGGTTTCATTTTCCAGTTCTACAATCTCGTGCCAAGCCTGACAGCCCGCGAGAATGTGGCGCTCGTGACGGAGATCGCGCGCGACCCCATTCCGCCGGAAGATGCGCTGTCCATGGTCGGGCTCGGCAAGCGGCTGGACCATTTTCCGGCTGAACTGTCCGGCGGGGAACAGCAACGGGTTGCCGTGGCCCGGGCGATTGCCAAACGTCCCTCGCTGCTGTTCTGCGATGAGCCGACCGGCGCGCTCGACAGCACAACCGGGATTCAGGTCCTGGAAGCACTCGATCACGTGAATCGCGAGCTCGGCGCCACGACCGTGGTGATCACGCACAATGTGGGGATCGCCGACATGTCGGACCGCACCATCCGCCTGTCCGACGGACAGATAGCGGAGACCCGCCAGATTGATCGCGCAAAGAAGCCGTCGGAACTGTCCTGGTGA
- a CDS encoding ABC transporter permease codes for MKFGAWISALDRKLLRDLLHMRGQGMAVGAIVACGVAIMVMALGAISSLELSRSTYYERFRFADVFSNAKRAPERLVSNIAEIDGVRAVETRISRLVTLDIEGLREPANAQLVSLPEIGEPRLNGVLLYSGRFPDPGRPDEAVVSKSFMDAHGFRLGGSVRAVVNGRARDVEIVGIGDSPEHIYMLGPGGLLPDEKRFAIFWMGRRALEAAFDLDGAFNDVSVSLNPGTNPHHVIDALDTLLEPYGTGGAYGAEDQLSNAFIESEMQQLAAIAAIIPPIFLVVSAMLINAILARLIATERQQIGLLKAFGFDQREIAWHYVKMALGMVAGGILVGFGLGAALARLMTNLYSDSFRFPDMIFRLEPSAFVIGGGAAAFAAVIGAVGSARSAAKLAPAEAMSPAPPTMYSKGLVQRMFGFFKLDEPTRMILRHITRWPVRAAVTIAGVAAAQGLLVGTLFAFDAIDEMLEQRFHRTDAYDAAISFVEPVNFGALREIERLPGVLSVQPSRDVSVRLRHRHLDERAWLVGLDADGRQRRILDGDRRYMKVPDRGLALSAQLANMIAAGLGDHVTLEVLEGERPIVEATVTAIVNEPMGWPAFMDTSALGRLLGESRVISGVYVMVDPDLEADFSDAVLERPGIASVTLQRASIESFNESMEENVNIMMTIYALIGGAIAAAVVYNAARIGLTERGRELASLRVLGFSEGEVSYILIGELALLVFLALPLGGLLGAGLAYLVATSMATELFRVPLTIDPSTQGFAALIVIASSIAAALFVRNRVKSLDLIAVLKTRE; via the coding sequence GTGAAGTTCGGCGCCTGGATCTCCGCTCTCGACCGCAAATTGCTGCGGGATCTGTTGCACATGCGCGGGCAGGGCATGGCTGTGGGGGCGATCGTTGCCTGCGGGGTCGCCATCATGGTCATGGCGCTCGGCGCCATTTCCTCTCTCGAACTCAGCCGGTCGACCTATTATGAGCGTTTCCGCTTTGCCGACGTGTTCAGCAATGCGAAGCGCGCCCCGGAACGCCTGGTCAGCAACATCGCGGAAATCGACGGTGTACGCGCGGTCGAAACGCGTATTTCCCGTCTGGTCACGCTCGATATCGAAGGGCTTCGGGAGCCGGCCAATGCGCAACTCGTCTCGCTGCCGGAAATTGGCGAGCCTCGCCTGAACGGGGTGTTGCTGTATTCCGGACGCTTCCCGGATCCGGGCCGGCCGGACGAAGCGGTCGTCTCGAAATCCTTCATGGATGCGCACGGCTTCAGACTGGGCGGAAGCGTCCGGGCCGTGGTGAACGGACGGGCTCGTGATGTGGAGATCGTCGGCATCGGCGATTCACCGGAACATATCTACATGCTTGGTCCGGGCGGCTTGCTTCCGGACGAGAAACGATTTGCCATTTTCTGGATGGGGCGCCGCGCACTCGAAGCGGCCTTCGATCTTGATGGCGCGTTCAATGATGTCAGCGTGTCCCTCAATCCCGGCACCAATCCGCACCATGTGATCGATGCGCTCGATACATTGCTCGAGCCTTACGGGACTGGCGGCGCGTATGGCGCGGAAGATCAGTTGTCGAACGCGTTCATCGAGAGCGAGATGCAGCAGCTTGCGGCCATTGCCGCCATCATCCCGCCCATCTTTCTGGTCGTGTCCGCAATGCTCATCAATGCCATACTGGCGCGTCTGATTGCCACGGAACGCCAGCAGATCGGCTTGTTGAAGGCCTTCGGGTTCGATCAGCGGGAAATTGCCTGGCATTATGTGAAAATGGCTCTGGGCATGGTGGCGGGTGGCATCCTGGTCGGCTTCGGCCTCGGGGCAGCGCTGGCCCGGCTGATGACCAATCTCTATTCGGACAGTTTCCGCTTTCCCGACATGATCTTTCGCCTGGAGCCTTCCGCCTTCGTGATCGGTGGCGGTGCGGCGGCGTTTGCGGCGGTCATCGGTGCGGTCGGGTCAGCGCGCTCCGCGGCGAAACTGGCGCCTGCCGAAGCGATGTCGCCCGCGCCACCGACCATGTACAGCAAGGGACTGGTTCAGCGCATGTTCGGTTTCTTCAAACTGGACGAGCCAACACGGATGATCCTGCGCCATATCACGCGTTGGCCGGTCCGGGCCGCTGTCACGATTGCCGGCGTGGCCGCGGCGCAGGGCCTTCTGGTCGGCACCCTGTTTGCCTTTGATGCGATTGACGAGATGCTGGAGCAGAGATTCCACCGTACCGATGCATATGATGCGGCGATCAGTTTTGTCGAACCTGTCAATTTTGGTGCGCTGAGAGAAATCGAACGCCTGCCGGGTGTCCTGTCGGTGCAGCCCAGTCGGGACGTGTCCGTCAGATTGCGCCACCGGCATCTGGACGAGCGGGCCTGGCTGGTTGGGCTCGATGCCGATGGTCGCCAAAGACGGATTCTGGATGGTGACCGACGATACATGAAAGTGCCGGACAGGGGACTGGCCCTGTCGGCGCAGCTGGCCAACATGATCGCGGCAGGATTGGGCGATCATGTTACGCTGGAGGTTCTCGAAGGTGAACGTCCCATTGTCGAAGCGACCGTCACGGCGATTGTCAATGAACCGATGGGATGGCCTGCTTTCATGGACACATCGGCGCTCGGCAGGCTCCTGGGGGAAAGCAGGGTGATCAGCGGAGTCTACGTCATGGTCGATCCTGACCTTGAAGCGGACTTCAGCGATGCGGTGCTTGAGCGCCCCGGAATTGCCAGTGTAACGCTGCAGCGCGCCTCCATCGAAAGCTTCAATGAGTCGATGGAAGAGAATGTGAACATCATGATGACCATCTATGCGCTCATCGGCGGGGCCATCGCGGCCGCCGTGGTGTACAATGCCGCGCGTATCGGGCTGACCGAACGGGGGCGAGAACTTGCGAGTCTCCGCGTACTGGGATTCTCCGAAGGCGAAGTATCCTACATCCTGATTGGAGAACTGGCACTCCTCGTCTTTCTCGCCTTGCCGCTCGGCGGTTTGCTCGGCGCTGGGCTTGCCTATCTTGTGGCGACGTCCATGGCTACGGAATTATTCCGTGTACCACTGACGATTGACCCCTCAACACAAGGGTTCGCGGCGCTGATCGTGATCGCGTCCTCCATTGCAGCCGCCCTGTTTGTCCGAAATCGAGTGAAGTCACTCGATCTGATCGCCGTATTGAAGACCCGGGAGTAA